From Acinetobacter sp. ASP199, the proteins below share one genomic window:
- a CDS encoding methyl-coenzyme M reductase: MARIPMGNFGNAMPQVERIQMPQRNTGQLAQAVGNLGQVFQNKAIDRRQKEDEADVSAKNAELYNNQMAEKEGKVKLDDVLTTELSEQITLLKNDVANGAMTADVANKNLQTWSQERFKGLENDLPMHARLDLQNYWSQNVAKNATSFLPLQLSADNKKGEVLADRYLEIGTRMDREAGAEYVKSNIQSLNIPEAQKQALIYKYQGARDLQDIDGRITSAIENKDTASLQQLVTEMDNGGFGYTDGPTLQQKKAQALSRIDAINKQVEVEENKRLQLAGKALTEFKSQVMTGRALDDDYLQTMGAAVQGTEYEAEYNFYKSQSTNFQSFGRLSTAEMEKRVNQQKAKMANSKTADAVTEEKVLGVYESILNEKKQTIKDNPNQAVREAGLQTHQLTGMELKTNPGGFAEKVVDNAVSQVALKDPNLVIKPIAAEDLPEAKQAFDAMGVNQKLDFIGNLIQQSKGVPSGNKIWSAALGQLGGGDLSYLMAGVARANNYRSRDGEDVAVAIVSGTQALKNKALVMPKDDLLKAEFNKYVGSTVSGATANMSFAAFKSIYAHLSERNGYQHKDKDDISKELTSTALSLATGGVYEQGVKYGNQKTWKVSKPYGMDDDRFESILDTRYAAIAQKYQTSEAELKDLRLRRESKNGPKGQIRYALINERGTPLFYMNMPDGVTK; encoded by the coding sequence ATGGCTAGAATCCCGATGGGGAACTTTGGCAATGCAATGCCACAGGTTGAACGTATCCAGATGCCACAGCGTAACACAGGCCAATTGGCTCAGGCTGTAGGTAATTTAGGGCAAGTATTTCAAAACAAAGCAATAGACCGCAGACAGAAAGAAGATGAAGCCGATGTATCTGCCAAAAATGCGGAACTCTATAACAACCAGATGGCCGAGAAAGAAGGCAAGGTCAAACTGGATGATGTTTTGACCACTGAACTGTCAGAACAAATCACCCTGTTAAAAAACGATGTGGCCAACGGCGCAATGACCGCAGATGTGGCCAACAAGAATCTACAGACCTGGTCACAGGAACGCTTCAAAGGTCTTGAAAATGATCTGCCGATGCACGCGCGTCTGGATCTGCAAAACTACTGGTCCCAAAATGTAGCGAAGAATGCCACTTCATTTCTGCCATTGCAGCTGAGTGCTGACAACAAGAAAGGTGAAGTGCTGGCTGATCGTTATCTTGAGATCGGTACACGTATGGATCGTGAAGCAGGTGCTGAGTATGTCAAATCCAACATTCAAAGCTTAAATATCCCAGAAGCACAAAAACAGGCGCTGATTTATAAATACCAAGGCGCACGTGATCTGCAAGATATTGATGGACGTATCACCAGTGCCATTGAAAACAAGGACACGGCCAGCTTGCAGCAGCTTGTCACTGAAATGGATAACGGTGGTTTTGGTTATACAGACGGCCCGACACTGCAACAGAAAAAAGCTCAGGCGCTGAGCCGGATCGATGCAATCAATAAGCAGGTTGAAGTAGAAGAAAACAAGCGCCTGCAATTGGCCGGAAAGGCATTGACTGAGTTTAAATCTCAGGTGATGACTGGCCGTGCTTTGGATGATGACTACCTGCAGACCATGGGGGCAGCGGTTCAAGGTACCGAATACGAGGCTGAGTACAATTTTTATAAGTCACAGTCCACAAACTTCCAGTCATTTGGGCGATTGTCTACGGCTGAAATGGAAAAGCGTGTAAACCAGCAAAAAGCCAAAATGGCCAACAGCAAGACAGCGGATGCAGTCACTGAGGAAAAGGTTCTAGGTGTCTATGAATCCATCCTGAATGAAAAGAAACAAACCATCAAGGACAATCCAAATCAGGCAGTCCGTGAAGCGGGATTGCAGACACATCAGCTCACAGGCATGGAATTGAAAACCAATCCGGGTGGCTTTGCTGAAAAGGTGGTGGATAACGCCGTCAGTCAGGTTGCATTGAAAGATCCAAATCTGGTGATCAAGCCTATTGCAGCCGAGGATCTTCCAGAAGCGAAACAGGCTTTTGATGCTATGGGCGTAAATCAGAAACTGGATTTTATCGGCAATCTGATTCAGCAAAGCAAAGGTGTACCAAGTGGCAACAAGATCTGGTCGGCTGCGCTAGGTCAGTTAGGCGGTGGTGATCTTTCCTATCTTATGGCAGGTGTAGCACGCGCCAATAACTACCGTTCACGTGATGGTGAAGATGTTGCAGTTGCTATCGTTTCAGGTACGCAGGCTTTAAAAAATAAAGCACTGGTGATGCCTAAGGATGATCTGCTCAAGGCCGAATTCAATAAGTATGTTGGTAGTACCGTATCAGGTGCCACGGCGAATATGTCTTTTGCGGCATTTAAATCGATCTATGCACATCTGTCTGAGCGCAATGGCTACCAGCACAAAGACAAGGACGATATTAGTAAGGAGCTAACCAGTACTGCATTAAGTCTGGCTACTGGTGGCGTATATGAGCAGGGCGTGAAATACGGTAATCAGAAGACATGGAAAGTATCCAAGCCATACGGAATGGATGATGACCGTTTTGAAAGTATTTTAGATACTCGCTATGCGGCGATTGCACAGAAATACCAGACTTCAGAAGCTGAACTTAAAGACTTGCGTTTACGTCGTGAAAGCAAGAATGGCCCTAAAGGCCAGATCCGCTATGCACTGATTAATGAGCGTGGCACACCGCTGTTTTACATGAACATGCCTGATGGAGTGACCAAGTAA
- a CDS encoding lytic transglycosylase domain-containing protein, whose translation MSNWLSEYSPEEQKQVDAVNAKGLAHKPTETTEDSSGLFSLAAPIRGMGAGFAKVGDTIAAPFDAVTDRVGYAFKDVGTEEFIEPYSAYKENKQKARADLVYESIDYLQDKENTGTVGNIAFSLGDYATRAVVGSAVGGIAGAAAVTGGSETNYVYGDLTRDGVDEETALKVALTDGAVAAVSTALPMSYGFKGTGGVIKDGLLSVGGASGLSIGGQAASGAILESEGYDKQAKKYEVTAESVTTDILLNTLFFGAARGAGKYLNNPDVTPEQQQAALVLNELEFEETLAPVKPANPVQANNHIKNLDTATEAIRMGRPVNVVHPVKGEDKQKPINYDTMALPTNAKTIARKAQQAGIPPNVALTIAHIETGGSFSHTAKNPTSSAHGLFQVLDKSWSNLGGGDRSNIDEQIRIGFKHMKQAESHIKKSIGRELQPHEHYLGHLLGPGGASAVLKADPNAKLIDVVRKYDPKNANDIVKNNAMEGMTVGQAIGKWRNKWNSLSARYGGNGTSTAIGMDGSSYDMAYEVKSLDELIASNDLAYGVNPLYPSELQPRDRTREASRQQIERMAENLKPEWLGESNMLSNGAPIIGMDNVVESGNGRTLAIAKAYESGRAEEYRAFLEQYASERGIDIAGINNPVLVRTRLTDTDRTQFAKLANESDVAQYSATERAVSDSDRLPDASLLKINNDGSINLDGSMDFVRGFVGSLPKSEQGTVITGDGRLSQEGKRRIESAMMQRTYEDSSLIGRMAENLDDDSKTVLSALLRAAPQLAQLDALVKQGGRHQNSIAKDLAQAAQKLRDLKANGQTVPDYLNQGQLIDDGLSPGARDFLNVFDQNNRSAKAIGENIQGKIDEIEAMGDPRQGSLFGDGPEESAALDIIMQNPDQQISVSRMRPDGEMEEITMSLRERLDELEAEARQAQEDTLAAQTAISCALQFGE comes from the coding sequence ATGAGTAACTGGTTATCTGAATATTCACCTGAAGAACAGAAACAGGTTGATGCTGTCAACGCCAAAGGACTGGCACACAAGCCAACCGAAACAACGGAAGATTCCAGCGGCCTGTTTAGTCTTGCTGCACCGATTCGCGGTATGGGGGCAGGCTTTGCCAAAGTCGGTGATACGATTGCAGCACCTTTTGATGCCGTGACAGATCGTGTGGGCTATGCATTTAAGGATGTAGGCACGGAAGAATTTATCGAGCCATATTCTGCCTACAAGGAAAACAAGCAAAAGGCACGTGCCGACCTGGTCTATGAATCGATTGATTATCTGCAAGACAAAGAAAATACCGGCACAGTGGGCAATATCGCATTCAGTTTAGGCGACTATGCAACACGTGCGGTGGTCGGTAGCGCTGTTGGTGGTATTGCCGGTGCTGCGGCTGTCACTGGTGGATCTGAGACTAACTATGTCTATGGTGACTTAACCCGGGATGGCGTGGACGAAGAAACCGCTTTAAAAGTTGCTTTGACTGATGGTGCTGTGGCTGCGGTATCAACGGCTTTGCCTATGTCTTATGGTTTTAAAGGCACAGGTGGCGTGATTAAAGATGGCCTGCTTTCCGTCGGTGGTGCATCTGGTCTATCCATTGGTGGTCAAGCTGCATCCGGTGCAATTCTTGAGTCTGAAGGCTACGACAAACAGGCCAAAAAATACGAAGTCACAGCCGAATCAGTCACTACAGATATCTTGCTGAATACCCTGTTTTTTGGTGCAGCACGTGGCGCAGGCAAGTATTTAAATAATCCCGATGTCACACCAGAACAGCAGCAGGCAGCATTGGTTTTAAATGAATTGGAGTTTGAGGAAACACTGGCACCAGTAAAGCCAGCCAATCCAGTTCAAGCCAATAACCATATTAAAAACTTGGATACAGCAACTGAAGCAATCCGTATGGGTCGACCGGTAAACGTGGTGCATCCGGTGAAAGGTGAGGACAAGCAGAAGCCAATCAATTACGACACCATGGCCTTACCAACCAATGCCAAGACCATTGCACGTAAAGCACAGCAAGCCGGGATTCCTCCAAATGTAGCTTTAACCATTGCCCATATTGAAACCGGCGGTTCATTCAGCCATACAGCCAAGAATCCAACATCATCCGCACATGGTCTGTTTCAGGTGCTGGATAAGTCGTGGAGTAACTTGGGCGGTGGTGATCGATCTAATATTGATGAGCAGATTCGCATTGGCTTCAAGCACATGAAGCAGGCAGAAAGCCATATCAAGAAAAGTATTGGCCGGGAGCTGCAACCGCATGAGCATTATTTAGGGCATTTACTTGGACCAGGTGGTGCGTCAGCCGTATTAAAAGCAGATCCAAATGCAAAGCTGATCGATGTAGTCCGTAAGTACGATCCAAAGAACGCCAATGACATTGTGAAAAACAATGCCATGGAAGGCATGACGGTCGGGCAGGCTATTGGCAAATGGCGTAACAAGTGGAACAGTCTAAGCGCTCGATATGGTGGCAATGGTACCAGTACTGCAATTGGTATGGATGGCAGCAGCTATGACATGGCCTATGAGGTCAAATCACTGGATGAACTGATTGCATCAAATGATCTAGCCTATGGGGTCAATCCGCTTTATCCATCTGAATTACAACCGCGTGACCGCACCCGGGAAGCATCACGCCAGCAGATCGAACGTATGGCTGAGAACTTGAAGCCTGAATGGTTAGGTGAGTCAAACATGTTATCTAATGGCGCTCCCATTATCGGCATGGATAATGTGGTTGAGTCTGGCAACGGACGCACACTGGCCATTGCAAAGGCTTATGAGTCGGGCCGTGCTGAAGAATATCGGGCCTTTCTGGAACAGTACGCATCTGAACGCGGCATTGATATAGCGGGTATCAATAATCCTGTTTTAGTCCGGACACGTTTAACCGATACCGACCGTACGCAATTCGCAAAACTGGCCAATGAATCTGATGTGGCGCAGTACTCCGCAACCGAACGTGCTGTGAGTGACTCAGATCGTCTGCCTGATGCTTCTTTGCTGAAGATCAATAATGATGGCTCAATTAACCTTGATGGCTCTATGGACTTTGTACGCGGTTTTGTGGGGTCGTTGCCAAAGTCAGAACAGGGTACAGTGATTACCGGTGACGGACGTTTAAGCCAGGAAGGGAAACGCCGTATTGAATCTGCAATGATGCAACGCACCTATGAGGATTCATCACTGATTGGCCGTATGGCTGAGAATCTGGATGATGATAGCAAAACCGTATTAAGCGCCTTGTTGCGTGCAGCGCCGCAGCTGGCCCAGCTGGATGCCTTGGTCAAACAGGGTGGGCGGCATCAGAACAGTATTGCAAAGGATCTGGCACAGGCTGCGCAAAAGCTTCGTGATCTGAAAGCCAATGGCCAGACCGTACCAGATTATTTAAATCAAGGTCAGCTTATTGATGATGGGCTTTCACCTGGTGCGCGTGATTTCCTGAATGTGTTTGACCAGAATAATCGTAGTGCTAAAGCCATTGGTGAGAACATTCAAGGCAAAATCGATGAGATTGAAGCCATGGGTGATCCGCGTCAGGGTTCGCTCTTTGGTGATGGGCCGGAAGAATCAGCCGCTTTAGATATCATCATGCAGAATCCAGATCAGCAGATTTCTGTTAGCCGTATGCGTCCAGATGGGGAAATGGAAGAAATCACCATGTCTTTACGTGAGCGACTGGATGAGTTGGAAGCAGAAGCACGTCAGGCACAAGAAGATACTTTGGCCGCACAAACAGCCATTAGTTGTGCTTTACAGTTTGGGGAATAA
- the terL gene encoding phage terminase large subunit, which produces MIKVSFAAFFLVYAEAMNWEVPDFHLDVCDFLEDYGPLGLLMMPRGHGKSTILDIYNAWKLFIDRNRLILHQGATDGDASKCSRGTQQVIEKHPLCQLFGVFKERGELQKWWVTGSEDVRHGSLHARGVLSNVTGARAHEIQNDDVEMPANIGTPEAREKLRYRLSEQTHILIPGGQKLFVGTPHTHDSLYTQVQKQGAKCMILKMFEKEKRFENISECLSDFDPVYVFSGISHTAKLLTRDEDYAVYKIGNTFKIILKETHYLIDLYSESLWPERFTPKVMGERRRECRTLNEWDSQYQMHAKPVGEVRLDPDKMIPYDCEPVLRRANGQYIMMLGDRQIVGITMRWDPSSGKLKSDISSVALVLHDDFGVKYWHRSVALTGDVVKHDAQGNIVGGQVWQLCDLIEQFNVPSLTIETNGIGNFAPAALKGALKARRIRCGVKEQHSSGAKNKHILEALEGPLMSGLLWVHTSVIDTPEEGENSSRQYKNMRMFNPAITEQPDDDLDSLAGAVTDSPERVGKIHRNNEVNEGPNWRGNSGVIEATLDFEN; this is translated from the coding sequence ATGATCAAGGTCAGCTTTGCTGCTTTCTTTCTGGTTTATGCGGAAGCCATGAATTGGGAAGTGCCGGATTTTCATTTAGATGTCTGTGATTTCTTAGAGGATTACGGGCCGCTTGGCTTGTTAATGATGCCTCGTGGTCACGGTAAGTCTACGATTCTGGATATCTATAACGCATGGAAACTATTCATTGATCGCAATCGGTTGATTCTGCACCAGGGCGCAACTGATGGTGATGCTTCAAAGTGTAGCCGTGGTACTCAGCAAGTCATTGAAAAGCATCCGTTGTGCCAATTGTTTGGCGTATTTAAAGAACGTGGTGAGCTTCAAAAGTGGTGGGTGACTGGATCGGAAGATGTGCGGCATGGCTCACTACATGCGCGTGGCGTATTGTCCAACGTGACTGGTGCACGTGCGCATGAGATTCAAAACGATGACGTTGAAATGCCGGCCAACATCGGCACACCTGAAGCACGTGAAAAGCTGCGCTATCGCCTGTCTGAGCAGACGCACATTCTTATTCCTGGTGGACAAAAGCTGTTTGTCGGCACACCGCATACCCATGATTCCCTTTATACACAAGTACAAAAACAGGGTGCAAAATGCATGATTCTAAAAATGTTTGAAAAAGAAAAGCGCTTTGAGAATATCAGCGAGTGTTTATCTGACTTCGATCCGGTTTATGTGTTCAGTGGGATCAGTCATACCGCCAAGCTGCTCACACGTGACGAAGATTATGCGGTTTATAAGATTGGCAACACCTTTAAGATTATTCTAAAAGAAACACACTATCTGATCGACTTGTATAGTGAATCGCTATGGCCTGAACGCTTTACACCGAAAGTCATGGGAGAGCGCCGTAGAGAGTGCCGGACATTAAACGAATGGGATTCACAGTACCAGATGCATGCCAAGCCAGTTGGCGAAGTTCGTCTAGATCCAGACAAGATGATTCCTTATGACTGCGAACCAGTTTTAAGACGTGCCAACGGTCAGTACATCATGATGCTGGGTGATCGTCAGATTGTCGGTATTACCATGCGTTGGGACCCATCGTCTGGAAAGCTGAAGTCTGATATTTCGTCGGTTGCTTTAGTTCTTCATGATGACTTTGGTGTGAAGTACTGGCATAGATCCGTTGCTCTTACTGGTGATGTAGTCAAACATGATGCACAAGGAAATATCGTCGGTGGTCAGGTATGGCAGCTTTGCGATCTGATTGAGCAATTCAATGTGCCAAGCCTAACGATTGAAACCAATGGCATTGGTAACTTTGCACCGGCAGCCTTGAAAGGTGCATTGAAGGCACGCCGTATCCGTTGTGGAGTAAAAGAGCAGCATAGTTCAGGCGCTAAAAATAAACACATTCTTGAAGCATTAGAAGGCCCTTTAATGTCTGGTCTGCTATGGGTGCATACATCTGTAATTGATACCCCAGAAGAAGGCGAGAATAGCTCAAGACAGTATAAAAATATGCGTATGTTTAACCCTGCAATTACTGAACAGCCCGATGATGATCTGGACTCTTTAGCGGGTGCAGTGACTGATTCACCTGAACGCGTAGGCAAAATACACAGAAATAATGAGGTCAATGAAGGCCCTAATTGGAGAGGGAATAGTGGCGTGATTGAAGCCACTCTAGACTTTGAAAATTAG